Genomic window (Oryzias latipes chromosome 17, ASM223467v1):
TTAGTTTGGTTTTCCACAAACCTGCTAAATTTAAACTCATAGATTTAGTTCTTTTCTCCACTTCTAAATGTAGTGAGAAAGACTCgtctcttttcatttttcaattgtttttgttgccTCCTCTGTGTTGGAGCTGAGGTGTTTCCCGGTCTCCTCAGTGGCAGTCCATCACCATCACCCTGGTGGAGAAGGTGCAGATCATCGCCGTGCTCCTCGGCTCCCTCTTCCTGGTGGCCAGCATCTCCTGGCTCTTCTGGTCAGCGCTGAGCCCTCAGGCCATTTGGCAGCGCCGCGACGTCCTCTTCCAGATCTGCTACGCCATGTACGGCTTCATGGACCTGGTCTGCGTTGGTGAGCTCCTCAGCACTGGAATTAAATCAAACTCTTAAGTTCGTAACCAATCCTCATGAAAGTAGAAGCATCCCAACGTTGTTTTTCGGTTTAATAATTggctttttaagtttttaacagtttttaactttaaattacAAAATATAAACACGTAAAGCAGCAAAACCAGCGGGTGTAGTCTTTTAAATACAGATTACAAAGTCCAGGtaaatttcaaaacatttaaaagagttGCTTGTTCCATGTTTGGATTGTAACAGGTCTGATTGTCCATGAGGGGGCAGCAGTGTACAACGTCTTCTTGCGCTGGCGGGCTGTCAATCTTCACTGGGATGTTCAGAGTTATGACAAAGCCAAGGACATGGAGGAGATCAGCACTGGCCCCCCATCTGTGGCCCCTAGGACgctttggttgcctctggccacTATGGGGCCCAGCAGCCCCGTCCATTCCGCCCAGATCGGGCCCCATCCATGGAACTGCCTCTGCTTGGCCCCGTTCTGCCCCAGACTGTTGCCCCGGAATGACCCGAGCCAGGACGCGGGCTCTGGAGAGGTCGTGATTCGTGTGACATCTGTGTAGAACTCCAACAGCTGCAGTTTGAATCTCTTTTTGACTTTTCTTGTtgccaaatcttttttttaaagtgagttgttttttctctgtctggGGGCCGGCCCTCAAACCCACCTCACTGCTTTTCAAACGCATAAAGGTTTGAGTTTGGGCTTCATCCACCCATCAGTCCGACGGCGAAGCGCTGCATCCAAAGCTGTGTGGAATTCAGACTAAATGCAACCAAGTTGATCACTTTTTGTTCGCCAAGTCTTGGATTTGAAATTGGATTCTTCTGTCTGGACTCTGAATGTGTTCATTGGTTTTTGCCGAGTCATGTTAACTGCAGATTGATGGTTCTACGTTAGCATGAAGCTTTTTTAAAGTTGACCTTAATTAACACCATTGATTGTATACAtaaactggaccgagtgagtgtgacgtcacccataaaaaaaatgtaatcagttAGGTTGCCATTTTTTGGGATACTTTTATcgaggcatttgattggtcagtttataacttgaaaaacttctatagaaaaaaacagaaggaaaaaaaaaagattttaaagaacaagttaaaaaaagtagtagcgcaagaatggttattctgacaaataaaatgactgaataacagctgtttatttctcaatagaagtctatgagattttggcttcttggagccggcaggtacttcctgtttgggacacgaggggggaggggtcactcattCCAGgtctcatatgcagtcaatggttGACCCACACTGTCTAGCGAGCTATCGTTAGCTATCAAGCTTTATTTTGGTTGAAGACGTATTTTTGAAGGCTAAAGCAATAATCACAAGGTTACAAAAGCTGAAACGATAAACAGTCGGACCAAAGTTTCAAAGTTATTTGATGCAGTCTCATAAATCTAGTCACTCATGTTAACTTAAACATGTTGTTGTCTGTATGTAATGCAGATTCATTCTTAACATTTAGGTGTTGAAGTACAATAAGCTACTTgaactcattttttttatattacgcCAGATTAAGAAGGAATTGTATAATTTCTAAATGCCGACAGAAGCCTGACAGCTTGAACggtttatatttcttttatttaaactttagttTAAGAATAAGTTGGATAAATGAATTGCTGCTTCTTTTTTCGTGTAGTTTTTATTCCTCATCtgaaacagagagaaaagctAGCATAGCTAGTTTTTCTCTCATTTAAGGGCACCAGCCTTACCTTCAGCTAGTTAAAGTTCAACAGGTTTATCCCGATTTGTATTTGTAATACAGACTGTTTGCACAATTTGGCTGCTGATCCGAtcgaaaaatcagaaaaaggaaaaatacttcCAAAGGAGTgacagacatttctaaatgcacaaaggagaagctgcagaagTCGCTGCATCATTTCCAGTCATACTGTGTCTTTGTTTGAGCCTTCTCTTCCTGGTTTGTCTCATCGGCATCAGTTCCTGGGCCTGGAGTAAGCACAGCTTTGGGATTCTTTTTTACAGTGTTCTGTGGAGCTTCCAGTTTACGTCTGTGGGTTTGCAGGGTTTTGAACAGATTTTTGGACTTGGCctcttttgggttttttaaattttttttggtgCCTTAAGAGGCTGAAGACGTCTCAATGCACGAAAATTACTTGAATGTGTCTTTGctgttttcctctttgttttgaatGTAACTCAACTGTAATGTATAAAGATTATTTATACAAATGgatcaaatttgtattttttcttttacttcagTCAGACAAGAAACATCTTTTTATTTGGAGAATATTGCACAATGCACCATGTGGagccttttttaatctttttaaaatgaacccTGAAAGTTCAGATTAatgtcacaaataaaaaaggattcattcatttactcaattttaatcaatttatatattttatagcTTCCTTTCAGAGGTTCCTAATCTAGAATATTAGAATAAGGTTTCAtttcacacttttattttgaaagactgTTGGGGTTTTCTTCGTTGTTCGcacttttttactttgtgtagcgtttaacccttgtgctatcttagatgaccccacccttacattgatgtgttctccctaccatgacaaaggtggataaaggtggaaagatttcatgtaatccatggacaccagtgaagatcacaaatcattgaagaaaaaaggttcagagcactgtctagtgggtctagatgaccccactcccaatgttaaaatgcctaggatagaacaagggtaaTGCTTGTAGCTTGAATTTCTGGTATTGTTTGAAAATGATCTTCTCAGCTCTCTCACACTTTCTACAGTAAAGGTATTATTTCATTTTGCACTTcattaatataaatgcatttttattagcCAATCTGGCTAATCATTTTTGTATCTTTTTAAGATAATTTGGCATAAATTATAATTTTACACTGTCCAACATTTAACCTGTTGTTAGGTGAGCTGCAGCTATTTCCTTACAAAAATTCAacttattttgttcttttgaggTTTTGTGTATATATTCTGAAATTGGTTTATATTCAGTCAATTTGAgcttttttagctttattttagcGCATACATTAGCATTTTTGCAGATGCTCTTTACAAATGTATCACATCATAACTGTGTTACTCAGCAATTTTTAGATCTTTTGAACATTTTCCGGctaattaaatatgtttttacttaGTATAAGATAATACAGAATTCTAATAAAGATACATTAGAATTCTGCACTTTTTTGGGgggtaattttgttttttgcatgtgATGTTCTGATTTCTAGTACTCAGCATAATTCCTTCATaagtttttgaaactttattCCACGTAAacttttcagttatttttaaagtttcttaGGGTATataacttttagttttttttcaattagcAAAGGTTAGCTACATGCTGCAACATTATTAGCTAAATTAGCATATACCATGCTAAACTCGTTTGtttatctatttctttttttggacagcacattttattttgagattatttttgtatttgtcatACACACACCACTGTCCAATTACATAACTTTATTGTTAAAATCCTCAGATCAACACAAAATACAGCTAACATGAATGTAAAAGTTACCAAAAAATTATCATGAAATAATCAATCAGAAGGCAAAGACTTCCAGTATGAAATGTACAGCCATTTGATTCTATATATGTCATTGCACATTATACCAATATAAGTACACAATTTACAGGAAGGCACTGTGGAAGAACACCTGCACATGCATCTTTGGATGGACCTGCCGCCTGCGGAGCTCCAGGGAAATGTTGCAGGAATGTTTCACCACAAACAGTCCGGCCGAACAAGTTATCCATGCTGAAACGTACAGATCGGACCAAATTCCACATTTTTCCTCTACGGCTTCATGTAATcccaaaaaacatgacattccAGCTTCTGCAAAAGATCTGTTTTCTTCTAGAAAGTCAAGTTACATCAACAGAGAAGCAAAAACAAGTTCTTTTTACTGATGTAACAGATTAGAGTTCCACAGCTTGAATAACTTGTACAGGAGGACGGGTTCTGCGGTGCGCTAATACATTAAAGGGAACATGGGAGCACTGTTTAGGTCACGTAACACACAACTGAGTTGCTTTGTCAATACAAGACCAGGCACTTGTGAAGCCCTGATCCTTTAGAGACGGtctgtcatgttttgaaaaagcttCGGAGGAGCttcaagagatttttttttaacatcagagCAACCTAAGttcttgtattttctttttttttttgacaaaatacaaTCAGAACCTCAAAATGTGGCTTTCCTCCAAAAAataagacactttttaaaagtcGAATTTGCCTTGAGAGCTtactgtaaatatatattttgagaGTTTTAGGCAGGATCTTTGATCCTTCATCCTAGGTACATTCTTTGCGGGAGGCGTTGatcagtttttcaaaacaaaagctggaGTTCATGGTTTCCTGATGAAGCTGCTTCGGCACCGATTCAAAGGCTGACTTCACCAGGCGCTGCAGTGGCTCTCGTGACTGCTGACAGACTGACAGTTACTGTAGCGCTTCTTCACAATCATGCTGATGTAGGCCTTCATGAGCTTGGCGATGTCCATGACCTGTAGGAGAAACCAAGACCGTTATGAGGATGGCGTCAGAGGAAACACGCCGGCTGGAAGGGGAAGAGTCGTTCGCCACCAACCATTTGGGTTTCAAAGAGCAGCTCTCGACCCTCCACTGTGATCTTGTAGACGTTGGGCAGCGGCGCTCCAAAGGAGAGGATCTGCTCGTACGGGAACACCTCCAGAGGCCACGGCTCGCCCCGCTTGTACACTGAAATGGCCTCTCGACTCACACCCAGCCACAGCTCAGAGGGGAACGAGCCGTCCCCACACTGCCGGACAACAACAGGAAAAGGTTGTTTCTGATCCTGAagccatgcttttattattttgcacTAAAGCTACAAATTTCTCCTGAAATCTACAGCGACCTCTACGATCTGCCTGTTATTTGTAAAATTTACTTTGTTCAGGAAAATTACTTTTCAAGATTCAAAGTGTTTAATATCATAAGCAACAGTGAAGCCAAGTTCTTACTTTGAcgtatataaacaaaaaatgtagtaaataaaaaagagtaTAAGAAACAGAGAATGCAATAAGTTaattttttcagctgttttaacGTCCGTAAGCGTAATCCGACttattttctgttgcttttcattttttcggCTAGCTAAGCGTATTTTCAAAATGAGCAAACTTTTCAATCCGTCGCTAAAACACTGAGCAGCTGTTTTTAGAATAGGTCGAGGGTTCAAATGGCAACCTAGACCTCACTTATTACAAACATTTGGGATTcagagatctttgtttttttatttaaccaaaaaaaattggtcattttattcttttcaacATCACATTTagctttttcagcattttagctttatttaagGGACATTAAACCATGCAAGAGAATTTAGCAACTTTTTTAGCCTGAATGTATAAATTGACAGTTTTATCTGATTCATCTTATGaacttttgtctgttttaggAATCTTTTTCCGGCTGCCTTAAAATTTTTCAGGTAATTTTGCTTCTTAcaaagaattcttttttttgtaaatctcaTTTTCATTGTAGCTGTGATAATGTGAGGCATCCTTTTGCATCTTCATTATTGACATTTCAGCTgtcttaagctacgttcacactgaacgCGGTAGGGGTGTACAGTTTCAATGCTAAGTCAACGCACAAACACCATTAGAGGTCTTGGGTCGCGTTTGGAGCGTTGGGCGTGGCACGGCGGTCTGCCAATAGCGTGTTTCAGGCGGTGTGGCGTGATGTTTTCAGAGTTCAAATGTTGCAACTTTGGCAAAGGAGACACATGGCGTCATACGGACTCAGTCATTGGTTGCAGTCCAAACCCAACATGAAGGAGAACCTGATCGTTCTCCTCCTTAGACAACCACAAAAAGgtcctctaattttattcttattcaTATTTTATCCTCCTAGGACTAATGTGGGACAAACTGGGTCGCAGGGACACGGAcgtaccgctgaaagcgccgCTCCCGCA
Coding sequences:
- the LOC101160348 gene encoding E3 ubiquitin-protein ligase MARCH11; the encoded protein is MSAAETEAGGGSSQRHTREESEVLGSRGPKNPDGGDEEEEARGCGDAAAEARGGPFSGEEGGTSCKAQGMPSNSSSDTCIPTPSCRICFQGAEQGDLMNPCRCDGSVRYTHQQCLLKWISERGCWTCELCCYRFQVIAINMKRPWQWQSITITLVEKVQIIAVLLGSLFLVASISWLFWSALSPQAIWQRRDVLFQICYAMYGFMDLVCVGLIVHEGAAVYNVFLRWRAVNLHWDVQSYDKAKDMEEISTGPPSVAPRTLWLPLATMGPSSPVHSAQIGPHPWNCLCLAPFCPRLLPRNDPSQDAGSGEVVIRVTSV